From a single Marinobacter sp. THAF197a genomic region:
- a CDS encoding DUF2237 family protein encodes MKTEQSLNVLGEKLETCGNNPTTGFYRDGCCNTGPDDLGNHTVCAIVTADFLDYSKAQGNDLSTPRPEFGFPGLKPGDSWCLCAGRWQQAFEANSAPRVKLRATHQRALEACELADLKAHAADLS; translated from the coding sequence ATGAAAACTGAGCAATCGCTAAACGTACTGGGTGAAAAACTGGAAACCTGCGGTAACAACCCGACAACCGGCTTCTACCGCGACGGCTGCTGCAACACCGGCCCCGATGACCTGGGCAACCACACCGTCTGCGCCATCGTCACCGCCGACTTCCTGGACTACTCCAAAGCCCAAGGCAACGACCTCTCCACCCCCAGGCCCGAATTCGGCTTCCCCGGCCTGAAACCCGGCGACAGCTGGTGCCTCTGCGCCGGCCGCTGGCAGCAAGCCTTCGAAGCCAACAGTGCCCCGCGGGTCAAACTGCGCGCCACCCACCAAAGAGCCCTTGAAGCTTGCGAACTTGCTGACCTCAAAGCCCATGCCGCGGATCTCAGCTGA
- a CDS encoding ATP-dependent helicase gives MRERYSRYQLASTIARMPTKPQIPDTSHLPEFLTDEQRAIITAGYEHAVITAVAGSGKTSTLAWRIRFLLEQGHDPDRMLVLMFNRSARVDFERKLQEVCDQSGLALPEIRTYHAMGLRLYKRFVREGYLPGFSEKILTEQEIAFQAWLLTRRLAPEDLADEIRRNKKEFVETATGFIDLVKTGLSPAEVVFEELGYSDKHRYLIDLFHSFEQWRKGQGRISYADMLYEPVMAIHQNPPLQRLVGNKMDLILVDEYQDTNEIQHLLLRYVAGDRARVTVVGDPDQTIYEFRGAKPEFILRRFSDEFESPLEQTLSFTFRYGHRVALLANHLICHNTGRKDVMCHSHPSTPATTVDLHRAENDGDQVLRILQQQAPEQSSQTAILFRVWSQSVPIELKLLARQVPYRIDAGKGALFSREVQAITALLMVVTGRLKLLPDTDRLDLARLLLRFPHVGLKEPELENLAQFLAAFDGAWHERLLAMDFDALAPMAGRKLRKLGEVLAQLERYKGPVAGLISVYAEHMELYEGIRSLALTHDSAEERIDTVQGFRDYLKGLDLTAEGALDHLKALKQQAGEQQDHGVLLSTIHRTKGLEWPVVIIPGLQEKYLPYSPRPQDDARALLESERRLLYVAMTRARQALHLITRPASQQPHLEGDQGPSRFVAELCFELSRELGAALEGNYPTETGSLSLSVPLTPVSLRYADREGIVIEGQTAPQADTTEPVWHHARVVHAIFGAGDVTSEDESSFEVRFANGDTLNFSKKSAHLYFTATSD, from the coding sequence ATGCGGGAGCGCTATTCCCGCTACCAGTTGGCCAGTACAATAGCCCGCATGCCTACCAAACCCCAAATCCCGGATACCTCTCACCTGCCCGAGTTTCTCACCGACGAGCAGCGGGCGATTATTACGGCCGGCTATGAGCATGCGGTGATCACCGCTGTGGCGGGCAGTGGCAAGACGTCGACGCTCGCCTGGCGGATTCGGTTTCTGCTGGAGCAAGGGCATGATCCGGACCGGATGCTGGTGTTGATGTTCAATCGCAGTGCCCGGGTGGATTTTGAGCGGAAGCTGCAGGAGGTGTGCGATCAGTCCGGGCTGGCCTTGCCGGAGATTCGGACGTATCACGCCATGGGGCTGCGGTTGTACAAGCGGTTTGTGCGTGAGGGGTATCTGCCGGGGTTTTCGGAGAAGATTCTGACCGAGCAGGAGATTGCGTTTCAGGCCTGGTTGTTGACCCGGCGGCTGGCGCCGGAGGATCTGGCGGATGAGATTCGGCGCAACAAGAAGGAGTTTGTGGAGACGGCCACCGGGTTTATTGATCTGGTGAAGACCGGGTTGTCGCCGGCGGAGGTGGTGTTTGAGGAGTTGGGGTATTCGGACAAGCATCGGTATCTGATCGATTTGTTCCACAGTTTCGAGCAGTGGCGTAAAGGCCAGGGGCGGATCAGTTACGCGGATATGTTGTATGAGCCGGTGATGGCGATTCATCAGAACCCGCCTCTGCAGCGTCTGGTGGGTAACAAGATGGATCTGATTCTGGTGGATGAGTACCAGGATACCAATGAGATTCAGCATCTGTTGTTGCGCTACGTGGCCGGTGACCGGGCGCGGGTGACGGTGGTGGGGGATCCGGACCAGACCATTTATGAGTTTCGCGGTGCCAAGCCGGAGTTCATTCTGCGCCGGTTCAGTGATGAGTTTGAAAGCCCGCTGGAGCAGACCCTGAGTTTCACCTTTCGTTATGGCCACCGGGTAGCGTTGCTGGCCAATCATCTGATCTGCCATAACACCGGCCGCAAGGATGTGATGTGTCATTCGCATCCGTCCACGCCGGCGACCACCGTGGACCTGCATCGGGCGGAGAATGACGGTGACCAGGTGCTGCGTATTCTGCAGCAGCAGGCGCCGGAGCAGAGCAGTCAGACCGCAATTCTGTTCCGGGTGTGGAGTCAGAGTGTACCGATTGAGCTGAAGTTACTGGCCCGGCAGGTGCCTTACCGGATTGACGCCGGCAAGGGGGCGCTGTTCAGTCGCGAGGTGCAGGCGATAACTGCCCTGCTGATGGTGGTGACCGGCCGGCTGAAGTTGCTGCCGGATACCGACCGGTTGGATCTGGCGCGGCTGCTGCTCCGGTTTCCCCATGTTGGCCTGAAAGAGCCTGAACTGGAGAACCTGGCACAGTTCCTGGCGGCGTTTGACGGGGCCTGGCATGAGCGGCTGCTTGCGATGGATTTTGACGCCCTGGCCCCGATGGCGGGCCGCAAACTTCGCAAGCTGGGCGAGGTGCTGGCGCAGCTTGAGCGATACAAGGGTCCGGTCGCGGGGCTGATCAGTGTGTATGCGGAGCACATGGAGCTCTACGAGGGCATTCGCAGCCTGGCGCTGACCCACGACAGTGCCGAGGAGCGCATTGATACGGTACAGGGCTTCCGGGATTACCTGAAGGGCCTGGATTTGACTGCTGAGGGCGCGCTGGATCATCTCAAGGCATTGAAGCAGCAAGCTGGAGAGCAGCAAGATCACGGGGTGCTGCTGTCCACCATCCATCGCACCAAGGGTCTCGAATGGCCAGTGGTGATTATTCCCGGCCTGCAGGAGAAATACCTGCCCTACAGCCCAAGGCCCCAGGACGATGCCAGGGCCCTGCTGGAAAGCGAGCGGCGGCTGCTCTACGTGGCCATGACGCGGGCTCGCCAGGCGCTGCACCTGATCACCCGGCCAGCCAGTCAACAGCCTCACCTTGAGGGCGATCAGGGTCCCAGCCGGTTTGTGGCCGAGTTGTGCTTTGAGCTGTCCAGGGAACTGGGTGCCGCACTGGAGGGGAACTATCCAACAGAAACAGGGTCACTGAGCCTTAGCGTCCCGCTGACACCGGTCAGCCTGCGTTATGCAGACCGGGAGGGGATTGTCATTGAAGGCCAGACTGCGCCTCAGGCTGATACCACGGAACCGGTTTGGCACCATGCGCGTGTTGTCCACGCCATCTTTGGAGCTGGCGACGTGACGTCAGAGGATGAAAGTTCGTTTGAAGTGCGCTTTGCCAATGGCGATACCCTGAACTTCAGCAAGAAGAGCGCTCATCTGTATTTCACGGCGACATCAGATTAA